From the Teredinibacter turnerae T7901 genome, one window contains:
- a CDS encoding DUF1206 domain-containing protein translates to MHYTETKENFKVWARTGYASRGLIYVIVGTLAVFAAVGSGGEVTDSKGALQKIMEQPFGYFLIILLSIGLCGYSVWRFLQAVKDTDDHGTNAKGLAIRGGLLVSCLVHLFLAYWAISAVFGSQKNSGGVEQSGWLDSTIGQIGLAIVGACVFGAGIAHLIKGWTAKFERYMDIPDTRALAKTLCQFGLIARGVVWCILGSLLLHSALIAHQGEISGMADALHTIQESDYGTGLFSVIAFGLVAFGIYGFLEAGYRRINA, encoded by the coding sequence ATGCATTACACCGAGACAAAGGAAAACTTTAAAGTTTGGGCGCGAACAGGCTACGCATCGCGCGGCCTTATTTACGTTATTGTCGGAACGCTTGCGGTATTTGCTGCCGTGGGTAGCGGTGGTGAAGTTACCGATAGTAAAGGCGCTCTACAAAAAATCATGGAGCAGCCGTTTGGCTATTTTCTTATTATTTTGCTGAGTATTGGTTTATGCGGTTATTCCGTATGGCGATTTCTTCAAGCAGTGAAAGATACAGACGATCACGGCACCAACGCGAAAGGTCTCGCCATACGTGGCGGCCTGCTGGTGAGTTGCCTGGTGCATTTGTTTCTCGCCTACTGGGCGATCTCCGCCGTTTTTGGCTCGCAGAAAAACTCTGGCGGCGTAGAACAAAGCGGTTGGCTGGACTCGACCATCGGCCAAATTGGGCTGGCAATTGTTGGCGCATGTGTTTTTGGTGCCGGGATAGCACACCTTATCAAAGGCTGGACCGCAAAATTTGAGCGCTATATGGATATACCCGATACCCGTGCATTAGCAAAAACTCTCTGTCAGTTCGGATTAATCGCACGCGGTGTGGTGTGGTGCATTCTTGGCTCGCTCCTGCTTCATTCAGCACTTATCGCTCACCAAGGCGAGATTTCCGGCATGGCGGACGCGCTGCACACTATTCAGGAAAGCGACTACGGCACAGGACTGTTCTCAGTTATCGCCTTCGGACTGGTCGCATTCGGTATTTATGGCTTTCTCGAGGCAGGGTACCGCCGCATTAATGCGTAG
- a CDS encoding YqaA family protein yields the protein MEFKSQSAKKWFDKIAQSKHALWLLFALSFLETIIIPIPIELILIPLMAANRDRIWRLATVTTAGCLVASIVGYAVGMAVYESVGKWFIDAMGYQSAYESYKAFFDSHGFWAVLAVGILPIPFQVAMITAGAAGYSITLFVLAAVIARGLRYYGLAFLVKRFGEKAQSLWQKHAIAVSLGAGALLAAMYFGLKWVSQSIM from the coding sequence TTGGAATTTAAATCCCAAAGCGCAAAAAAATGGTTCGACAAGATCGCTCAGTCAAAACACGCTCTTTGGCTGTTGTTCGCATTGTCGTTTCTCGAAACCATTATTATCCCGATTCCAATCGAGCTTATTCTGATTCCCTTGATGGCGGCAAATCGCGACCGAATATGGCGACTGGCAACTGTGACAACGGCTGGGTGCCTGGTTGCCTCCATCGTGGGTTACGCCGTCGGTATGGCAGTGTACGAATCTGTCGGTAAGTGGTTTATCGACGCCATGGGCTACCAATCGGCCTACGAATCCTATAAAGCATTTTTCGACAGCCATGGCTTTTGGGCGGTATTGGCCGTGGGCATATTACCTATACCTTTTCAGGTAGCAATGATTACCGCAGGTGCTGCCGGCTACTCAATTACACTCTTCGTTCTGGCTGCAGTAATCGCACGCGGCTTGCGCTATTACGGGCTTGCATTCCTGGTAAAACGCTTCGGAGAAAAAGCGCAGTCTCTGTGGCAAAAACATGCAATTGCCGTCAGCCTCGGTGCTGGCGCACTACTGGCAGCAATGTATTTTGGACTCAAGTGGGTTAGCCAAAGCATTATGTGA
- a CDS encoding DUF2959 domain-containing protein: MKNKTLQAFCFVGALSACSSAYYGTMEKFGVYKRDIMVDRVQDARRAQDDGEDQFTSALEAFKSVHEFDGGKLEKVYNTLNDEYEDSREVAEDISERIDAIESVANAMFREWRKELGEYSSDSLRKKSELRLKQTQVRYEELIAAMHQTESRMEPVLALMLDQVLFLKHNLNAQAIQSLKTEVPKIDADVDRLLNAMQEAIAQADAFVAEMKR; encoded by the coding sequence ATGAAAAACAAAACTCTGCAAGCTTTCTGCTTTGTCGGCGCTTTGAGCGCCTGTTCCAGCGCTTACTATGGCACCATGGAAAAGTTCGGTGTTTACAAACGAGATATTATGGTAGACAGGGTGCAAGATGCGCGCAGAGCGCAGGACGACGGTGAAGATCAGTTTACCAGCGCACTGGAAGCATTCAAATCGGTACACGAATTTGATGGCGGCAAGCTGGAAAAAGTGTACAACACACTAAATGACGAATACGAAGATTCCCGTGAAGTTGCTGAGGACATCAGTGAGCGCATAGACGCGATAGAGAGCGTGGCTAACGCCATGTTTCGTGAGTGGCGGAAAGAACTGGGTGAATACAGTAGTGATTCATTGCGCAAGAAAAGTGAATTGCGTTTAAAACAAACGCAGGTGCGTTATGAAGAACTGATAGCGGCAATGCATCAAACAGAATCGCGAATGGAGCCGGTGCTCGCCTTGATGCTGGATCAGGTATTATTTTTAAAACACAACCTCAACGCCCAGGCAATTCAATCATTAAAAACCGAAGTGCCAAAAATTGATGCAGATGTGGATCGTCTGTTAAACGCCATGCAAGAGGCTATCGCACAGGCAGACGCGTTTGTTGCCGAGATGAAACGCTAG
- a CDS encoding YqaE/Pmp3 family membrane protein — translation MDLIRVLLSILLPPVGVFLQVGFGLQFWINILLTILGYIPGIVHAIWIIARR, via the coding sequence ATGGACCTTATTCGCGTTTTGCTCTCTATTTTACTTCCCCCAGTCGGTGTGTTTTTGCAGGTGGGTTTCGGTCTGCAGTTCTGGATTAACATTTTGCTGACAATTTTGGGTTATATCCCCGGCATAGTTCACGCAATCTGGATCATCGCCCGACGTTAA
- the clsB gene encoding cardiolipin synthase ClsB has product MKPKKHRESTIEFESGNKVVLLNNGDEFVPDLVEEITRASKEVLIETYEFAEDDVGKSVFEACKKAVANGAEVKLTIDAYGSSDFCSENFIFEFVKAGIKIYLYEPKHRLPFNAQAYGRLHRKLAVIDNKIAYVGGVNLTEKYTLQFGEAGMRDFMLRIEGPATDQVRTHCLENIPDDESYKDEATLKPATARGDAKLALTCRDNHVGRRRAIETCYLDAINEAKQSITLACAYFFPGLRLRHALRKAADRGVKVRLIFQKKPDLPLVLTAARSHYGHFLHHGIEIYEYKTRPLHAKVAAIDDNWCTIGSSNLDPWSLTLNLEANILVKDSTLTRELCGELETLIDESEAINKADYGRWVSLKSIGYRVSWWFFRLLLKFAVLIKVGNPLVRRLYRDGDAIDNTAKRLDGNKQTVEHERIDTRNSERAKCT; this is encoded by the coding sequence ATGAAACCTAAAAAACACAGGGAGTCGACCATCGAATTTGAGTCGGGCAATAAAGTTGTACTGCTCAACAATGGCGACGAGTTTGTACCGGATCTGGTCGAGGAAATTACGCGGGCGTCAAAGGAAGTCCTCATCGAAACCTACGAGTTTGCCGAAGACGATGTAGGAAAAAGCGTTTTCGAGGCCTGTAAAAAGGCGGTAGCAAATGGCGCAGAAGTAAAACTCACCATTGATGCCTATGGAAGCAGTGATTTTTGTAGCGAGAATTTTATATTTGAATTCGTCAAAGCTGGAATAAAAATTTATCTCTATGAACCCAAGCACCGTTTACCATTTAATGCTCAAGCATACGGACGTCTGCATCGCAAACTTGCGGTCATTGACAATAAAATTGCCTATGTAGGCGGTGTTAATCTCACAGAGAAATACACTTTGCAGTTTGGCGAAGCCGGAATGCGCGATTTCATGCTCCGTATTGAGGGGCCTGCGACCGATCAAGTACGCACGCATTGCCTTGAGAATATTCCCGATGACGAATCCTACAAGGATGAAGCGACGTTAAAGCCTGCGACGGCTCGAGGAGATGCCAAGCTCGCACTCACCTGTCGAGACAATCATGTGGGAAGACGGCGTGCTATTGAAACCTGCTACCTTGACGCGATAAACGAAGCCAAACAGAGTATCACGCTCGCTTGTGCCTACTTCTTCCCGGGGCTGCGTCTTCGCCACGCATTGCGCAAAGCGGCAGATCGGGGTGTGAAAGTCCGCTTAATTTTCCAGAAAAAGCCGGATCTCCCGCTGGTACTCACTGCAGCCAGGTCACACTACGGCCATTTTCTCCATCATGGAATCGAGATTTACGAGTACAAAACCCGCCCTCTCCACGCCAAGGTTGCTGCCATCGACGATAACTGGTGCACCATAGGCTCCAGCAACCTCGACCCATGGAGTCTTACGCTTAATCTGGAGGCCAATATACTGGTCAAGGACAGTACATTAACCCGTGAGCTGTGTGGGGAGCTGGAAACCCTAATCGACGAAAGCGAAGCAATTAACAAGGCGGACTACGGCCGCTGGGTCTCACTGAAGAGTATCGGCTATCGGGTATCCTGGTGGTTTTTCCGGCTCTTGCTTAAATTCGCCGTGCTTATTAAAGTGGGCAATCCGCTAGTGCGTCGCTTGTACCGCGATGGGGATGCCATAGACAACACCGCAAAGCGGTTGGACGGCAACAAACAAACGGTGGAGCACGAACGGATAGACACTCGTAATAGCGAACGGGCGAAGTGCACGTAA
- a CDS encoding DUF4112 domain-containing protein, whose translation MIKDSKSAQNLAWLLDKSIPLPGGFRIGLDGVIGLIPGVGDFATGAISLWIIAQAKQLGVPKTVLARMIFNTFLDFTLGSIPLIGDLFDFAFKANMRNLDLLQKHLDKHELGV comes from the coding sequence ATGATCAAAGACAGTAAATCGGCACAAAACCTCGCGTGGTTGCTGGATAAAAGCATTCCGCTACCCGGTGGTTTTAGAATCGGCCTCGATGGCGTTATCGGCTTGATTCCTGGCGTCGGCGATTTTGCTACCGGCGCCATATCGCTGTGGATCATCGCTCAAGCAAAGCAACTGGGCGTACCGAAGACTGTGCTTGCTCGCATGATATTCAACACTTTTCTCGATTTTACCCTCGGTTCCATTCCGTTAATTGGCGACCTGTTTGACTTTGCATTTAAAGCCAATATGCGCAATTTGGACCTGCTGCAAAAACATCTCGACAAACACGAACTCGGCGTATAG
- a CDS encoding glycosyl hydrolase, protein MRKPLIAAIASLSLAAPITYAQQLVWSDEFDNNTLDTSTWTFTTGGSGNGNGELQFYTASQKNIFQQDGNLVIQALREEKDGKQFTSSRIHTNGRFSFTYGTLVARIQLPDLAEGLWPAFWTLGDNIGVDGWPKSGEFDILEAGFATARAEGRTNRSVSSAAHWWHESGDWSDWLQADASNEVQIPTPLQDFHLYKMDWTPSTLTFSVDDTVVFNMDIDDPNMSEFHLPQHILLNLAVGGFNFVDITDPAQITAPFPAQMRVDYVRLYDNGYTVIDQKEACNGVFGVMTELTTTDCDYDWGDRANIYLWNNMAAVATQPSEGSSALAYEIQPGDWWGMGLLHRDYNLAHFSHGYLHFDMKTASNTDISINMESSAAAGGSVVLTAGGDEYGLVRDGEWHHVAIPLSKFGGVDWSTVKTLFSMSGPAPQSLMTLAVDNIYLTPDVTLDMPEYGNYGLYTETPDHQSAGNFGFGVTGDLFIWEETLEIQPGNVAEGNGSLHVSSTGKGWFGLGLTAREAVNLTAFDNGNAALHFKIKTTDTTPFSIGIKSGNVDVIGQTWIDFKPGADPYGFARDGQWHELVIPMGDLVADLDLYDVRQVFQLLGIGEISSLAIDDIYLSGGQAGSAIPGVPEVNREPLAAIKPSVLGGEKGVTIDFDGSKSLDLNGDPLTYAWNFGDGETASGAQVSHTFDEEGSYKVSLTVSDGSLSATTAAYILVDNDFGQQRSEKRGLGYGNHSQEDMAAISQGVTWWYNWSTQPDVMVADVYQDYGMEFVPMTWNGNFDDQALRNYIDAHPEVKYLLAFNEPNFIDQANMTPSEAAAQWPRLEAIADAYDLKIVSVAMNYCGNCNEENGVTFYDPIDYLDRFFEVCPDCRVDAISIHAYMPDAGAVEWYIDRFNKYGRPIWLTEFSAWEDTTTLADQKHFLTQIVDSMETMDNLERYAWFVGRRQGHPYNGLFDWRQSGVLSELGNVYVQMPVHNDSVVHTLPGLIEAETYNSAAGVRVELTEDATGFLNISAVESGDNLQYRINGDAGSYRIEARVASVTGGRLLLQVGGTTVGELDIPATGGLQNWQTVDTTVSLPGGSQMLNLVATAVININWLNTVADDLVEPTPTPTPTPTPPPGDALPCSAYASSVEAGYSADAVCDGNGQTRWGSAFGDAEWIVVDLGAETAINKIDLVWEAAFGKAYELQVSNDGNNWQTVASEIQGNGGTDSFTVSASGRYVRMLGSERGTPWGYSLWSFDVYGETGVAQGDLAEGKSVAASSEQDGYWLATYAVDGDAGTRWSSAWTDSEWITVDLGSSYTISRVALEWEAAFASGYDIRVSTDGTQWNTLSEIRNADGGRDEIEFSATQARYVQMRGVTRATPYGYSLFSFEVYY, encoded by the coding sequence ATGAGAAAACCCCTGATCGCGGCAATAGCGAGTCTTTCGCTTGCCGCGCCAATAACTTACGCTCAGCAGTTAGTCTGGTCGGACGAATTCGACAATAATACTCTGGATACCAGTACCTGGACTTTCACTACCGGCGGTAGTGGTAACGGTAATGGTGAGTTGCAATTTTATACGGCCTCCCAAAAAAATATTTTTCAACAAGACGGCAACCTGGTCATTCAGGCATTACGTGAAGAGAAGGACGGTAAGCAGTTTACCTCTTCACGCATTCATACCAACGGTCGTTTCAGTTTTACTTACGGAACGCTGGTTGCGCGTATTCAGCTACCGGATTTAGCCGAAGGTCTGTGGCCCGCGTTTTGGACACTTGGCGACAATATTGGCGTTGACGGTTGGCCCAAATCCGGTGAGTTCGATATTCTCGAAGCCGGTTTTGCAACGGCGCGCGCTGAAGGTCGTACCAATCGCAGTGTATCTTCAGCCGCGCACTGGTGGCACGAATCTGGTGACTGGAGTGACTGGCTCCAGGCGGATGCCAGTAACGAAGTACAGATCCCCACGCCTTTGCAGGATTTTCATCTCTACAAGATGGATTGGACTCCGAGTACGTTAACCTTTAGTGTTGATGACACCGTCGTGTTCAATATGGATATCGACGATCCCAATATGTCTGAATTTCACTTGCCGCAACATATTCTGTTGAACCTTGCGGTCGGTGGTTTCAATTTCGTGGATATTACCGACCCCGCACAAATAACCGCCCCGTTTCCTGCGCAAATGCGCGTTGACTACGTGCGCCTTTACGATAATGGCTACACGGTCATCGACCAAAAGGAAGCGTGCAACGGCGTATTCGGTGTAATGACCGAACTGACCACCACTGATTGTGACTACGACTGGGGTGATCGCGCCAATATTTATTTGTGGAACAATATGGCGGCGGTGGCTACCCAGCCTTCGGAGGGTAGTTCCGCGCTCGCCTACGAAATACAACCAGGTGATTGGTGGGGCATGGGCCTGCTGCATCGGGATTACAACCTCGCGCATTTTAGTCACGGCTATTTACATTTCGATATGAAAACGGCTTCCAATACAGATATTTCCATCAATATGGAATCATCTGCAGCGGCGGGCGGCTCGGTAGTTTTAACCGCAGGCGGCGACGAATACGGTTTGGTTCGCGACGGCGAGTGGCACCACGTGGCCATTCCGCTGAGTAAATTTGGCGGGGTGGATTGGAGTACGGTAAAAACCCTGTTCAGTATGTCTGGTCCAGCACCGCAATCACTGATGACGCTTGCGGTAGATAATATTTATTTAACGCCTGATGTGACCTTGGACATGCCGGAGTACGGTAACTACGGTTTGTACACGGAAACACCGGATCACCAGAGTGCGGGCAATTTTGGCTTTGGCGTTACTGGCGATTTGTTTATCTGGGAAGAAACCCTCGAAATACAGCCTGGCAATGTCGCTGAAGGCAATGGCTCGCTGCATGTTTCTTCGACAGGCAAGGGCTGGTTTGGTCTCGGCCTGACCGCTCGTGAAGCCGTAAATTTAACGGCTTTCGACAATGGCAATGCGGCACTGCATTTTAAAATAAAAACCACAGACACTACGCCTTTTTCTATTGGTATTAAGAGCGGAAATGTGGATGTGATCGGGCAAACCTGGATCGACTTTAAACCCGGTGCTGATCCTTATGGTTTTGCTCGCGATGGTCAGTGGCACGAACTGGTTATACCAATGGGCGATCTTGTTGCGGATTTAGACCTGTACGACGTACGCCAGGTATTTCAGTTGTTGGGTATTGGAGAAATCAGCAGCCTGGCCATTGACGATATTTACTTGTCCGGCGGCCAAGCAGGCAGTGCTATTCCCGGGGTGCCGGAAGTTAATCGCGAACCCCTGGCGGCCATCAAACCTTCGGTGCTCGGCGGTGAAAAAGGCGTGACTATTGATTTCGACGGCAGTAAGTCGCTGGATTTAAATGGTGACCCGTTAACCTACGCCTGGAATTTCGGCGATGGTGAAACGGCCAGCGGTGCACAGGTCAGCCACACCTTCGACGAAGAAGGCAGCTACAAAGTCAGCCTGACCGTGAGCGATGGTTCGCTATCTGCCACCACGGCAGCCTATATTCTGGTAGACAATGATTTTGGCCAGCAGCGCAGTGAAAAGCGCGGTCTGGGCTATGGCAACCACTCGCAAGAAGATATGGCAGCGATTTCGCAAGGGGTTACCTGGTGGTACAACTGGTCGACCCAACCGGATGTGATGGTAGCCGATGTTTATCAGGATTACGGCATGGAATTCGTGCCGATGACCTGGAACGGCAATTTCGACGATCAGGCGTTGCGTAATTACATTGATGCGCACCCCGAAGTGAAGTACCTGCTTGCGTTCAACGAGCCTAACTTTATTGATCAGGCCAATATGACGCCCTCGGAAGCTGCCGCACAGTGGCCGCGACTGGAAGCCATTGCCGATGCTTACGACTTAAAAATTGTCAGTGTGGCGATGAATTACTGTGGTAACTGTAACGAAGAAAATGGCGTAACCTTCTATGACCCAATCGATTATCTCGACCGCTTTTTCGAGGTGTGTCCAGATTGTCGGGTCGATGCTATTTCGATTCACGCTTACATGCCGGACGCCGGCGCAGTCGAGTGGTATATCGATAGGTTCAACAAATATGGTCGGCCCATTTGGCTTACTGAGTTTTCTGCCTGGGAAGACACTACGACTCTGGCTGACCAAAAACATTTTCTGACGCAAATCGTCGATTCGATGGAAACCATGGATAACCTGGAGCGCTACGCCTGGTTTGTTGGGCGCCGTCAGGGTCATCCGTACAACGGTTTATTCGACTGGCGCCAGTCTGGCGTACTGAGCGAACTGGGTAATGTGTATGTGCAAATGCCTGTACACAACGATTCAGTCGTGCATACGCTTCCCGGATTAATTGAAGCGGAAACCTATAACAGCGCTGCTGGTGTACGCGTGGAATTAACGGAAGACGCTACGGGATTCCTGAATATTTCTGCTGTGGAATCTGGGGATAACCTGCAATACCGCATTAATGGCGACGCGGGCAGCTACCGTATAGAAGCGCGGGTAGCCAGCGTCACAGGTGGTCGATTGCTGTTGCAAGTGGGCGGTACGACGGTTGGCGAGCTGGATATACCTGCTACCGGCGGTTTACAAAACTGGCAAACGGTAGACACCACGGTATCGCTGCCCGGCGGCAGTCAAATGTTAAATCTGGTTGCGACTGCTGTTATTAATATTAACTGGTTAAATACCGTGGCAGACGACCTGGTTGAACCTACGCCGACCCCCACACCCACACCTACTCCTCCACCAGGTGATGCGTTGCCTTGCAGTGCCTACGCCTCCTCTGTAGAGGCGGGCTACAGCGCCGATGCTGTGTGCGATGGCAACGGACAAACCCGCTGGGGCAGCGCTTTTGGTGATGCAGAATGGATTGTTGTCGACCTGGGAGCCGAAACCGCGATCAATAAAATCGATTTAGTCTGGGAAGCGGCATTTGGTAAAGCCTACGAGCTACAGGTTTCCAACGATGGAAACAACTGGCAGACCGTCGCCTCGGAAATCCAAGGTAATGGTGGTACCGATAGCTTTACGGTTTCCGCAAGCGGTCGTTATGTTCGTATGCTCGGCTCCGAGCGTGGAACCCCATGGGGCTACTCGCTATGGTCGTTTGATGTGTACGGCGAAACCGGTGTCGCGCAAGGAGATTTGGCTGAAGGCAAATCGGTAGCGGCATCCAGCGAGCAGGATGGTTATTGGCTGGCGACATACGCGGTGGATGGGGATGCCGGAACACGCTGGTCCAGCGCATGGACTGACAGCGAGTGGATTACCGTTGATTTAGGTAGTAGCTACACGATTTCACGAGTGGCGTTGGAATGGGAGGCGGCTTTCGCCAGCGGTTACGACATTCGTGTTTCCACAGATGGTACCCAGTGGAATACGCTAAGTGAAATTCGCAATGCCGATGGCGGCCGCGACGAAATTGAATTTTCCGCGACACAAGCGCGTTACGTACAAATGCGAGGCGTTACTCGCGCAACACCCTACGGCTATTCGTTGTTTAGCTTCGAGGTTTACTACTAA
- a CDS encoding cellulase family glycosylhydrolase: MKCLLPLLCLLFSLAAQAALSPLHIRNGQWVDASNSPVALTGTNLGNWLSLEFWMLAMADDIAYQCALEKILDRRFGHKETEKLLATYRQSWLTEADWDILASFGFNLVRLPFHWSIIESEDKPQTLRADAWKYLDWAVAQAKQRGIYVLLDLHGAPGGQGWEHHTGCGGQNALWASADNRARTRWIWQQIAGHFRHEPAVAGYGLLNEPWGASPEVMASFAEELYREVRKLDKEHVIVLPGHLQGIAAYGNPADKGLTNVALEMHFYPGHFGWQSPGYAVHRDWLTCGANGKDGVCDWQNQLRGINAGFLVGEFQPWEDLPIDLAAPITRATYDRYSELHWAATSWAYKVVARTDDIHSWGLVTTTPSLAKVDFSAASLDQIHGYFAQFADAPRQVNTALHDALTATEPAKIFTLPPAPTGVTIHTEKNGIELRWKKSGVTQYRIYRSVYPDVGYEVLADSERATYVDPSPSDRDNFYRVTSVKGLDESFPGESVSLVRKPQYIPGKIEAEAYLSITGMGAQRSEDIPSTGDAHAFNLGWIDQGDTATYAISVRESGCYKVTARLASESGSEPGIEIKIGDAATMFSIPDTGGWQSWSSASSFLPLLTGDQQLTISAASGGWNINWLDFEFQPDPIFCKK; the protein is encoded by the coding sequence GTGAAATGCCTGCTGCCGTTGTTGTGTTTATTATTTTCACTGGCGGCGCAGGCTGCGTTGTCGCCGCTGCACATCCGCAATGGTCAGTGGGTCGATGCGAGTAATTCTCCGGTAGCACTAACAGGTACCAATCTGGGGAACTGGCTTAGCCTCGAATTCTGGATGCTGGCAATGGCGGACGACATTGCCTATCAGTGCGCACTGGAAAAAATACTGGACCGACGCTTTGGCCACAAAGAAACAGAAAAGCTTTTAGCAACCTACCGTCAAAGTTGGCTGACCGAAGCGGATTGGGACATTCTGGCCTCATTCGGATTTAACCTTGTGCGCCTGCCTTTTCATTGGAGCATTATCGAATCCGAGGATAAACCTCAAACCTTGCGTGCGGATGCCTGGAAGTATCTCGATTGGGCGGTAGCGCAGGCAAAACAGCGTGGCATCTATGTTCTGCTGGATTTACACGGGGCGCCTGGCGGTCAGGGCTGGGAGCATCACACCGGTTGCGGCGGACAAAACGCGCTTTGGGCGAGCGCGGACAATCGCGCGCGCACGCGCTGGATCTGGCAGCAGATCGCAGGGCATTTCAGGCATGAACCTGCGGTGGCAGGTTATGGGCTGTTAAATGAACCCTGGGGGGCTTCGCCCGAGGTGATGGCCTCGTTTGCCGAAGAACTTTATCGTGAAGTTCGCAAATTAGATAAAGAACATGTGATTGTTTTGCCGGGGCATTTACAGGGTATTGCCGCCTACGGAAATCCAGCAGATAAAGGCTTAACCAATGTCGCCTTGGAAATGCATTTTTACCCCGGTCATTTTGGTTGGCAATCGCCTGGGTATGCTGTGCATCGCGACTGGTTAACCTGTGGTGCCAATGGTAAAGATGGTGTGTGCGATTGGCAGAACCAGTTGCGTGGGATTAACGCTGGATTTTTAGTGGGAGAATTTCAACCGTGGGAAGATCTTCCCATAGACCTTGCTGCGCCCATCACCAGAGCCACTTACGACCGTTATAGCGAGCTGCATTGGGCAGCTACCAGTTGGGCGTACAAAGTGGTTGCGCGTACGGACGATATTCACAGTTGGGGCTTGGTTACAACCACTCCTAGTCTGGCGAAGGTAGATTTTTCCGCTGCAAGTCTCGATCAGATACATGGGTATTTCGCACAATTCGCCGATGCTCCGCGCCAAGTTAATACTGCATTGCACGATGCACTTACGGCCACTGAACCCGCTAAAATTTTTACACTTCCGCCAGCGCCGACCGGAGTAACAATACACACGGAAAAAAACGGAATTGAACTGCGCTGGAAAAAGTCCGGCGTGACGCAGTACCGCATTTATCGGAGTGTATATCCGGATGTGGGCTATGAAGTGCTGGCTGACTCCGAACGTGCGACCTACGTCGATCCATCTCCCAGTGATCGCGATAATTTTTATCGTGTCACATCGGTAAAGGGTCTGGATGAAAGCTTTCCTGGCGAGTCTGTATCACTCGTGCGCAAGCCACAGTATATCCCCGGTAAAATTGAAGCCGAAGCATACTTATCCATTACAGGTATGGGTGCGCAACGCAGCGAAGATATTCCGAGCACAGGTGACGCACATGCGTTTAATCTGGGCTGGATCGATCAGGGCGATACGGCAACCTATGCGATTAGCGTTCGGGAATCCGGTTGTTACAAGGTAACCGCGCGACTTGCCAGTGAATCTGGCAGTGAGCCCGGTATCGAGATAAAAATCGGCGACGCTGCAACCATGTTTAGCATCCCCGATACCGGGGGCTGGCAATCCTGGAGTAGCGCATCAAGCTTTTTGCCCCTGCTAACCGGCGATCAACAGCTAACGATATCGGCAGCAAGTGGTGGCTGGAATATCAACTGGCTTGATTTTGAATTTCAGCCTGATCCGATTTTCTGTAAAAAATAG